AGGACGACGAAGAGCCAGCCGCAGAAGAAGCTGCCACGGACTCCAGGTCCAAAAAAGCAGCCAAACCAGCCAAGCCAGTAAAAAAGGTAGAAAAAAAGAAACCGCAGCGGGGTGGGAACCAGCTGACTGCTGAAGAATTGAAAGAGAAAAAAATGCTGGCCTTCATCGTTTGCGGCTGGACTTTCTGCGGGGCGATCCTGATCGATCAGTTCCTCCTCAAGAATTATGTGTTCCCCCAGACCTGGCCGTGGCATTTCATGCTGACGACACTTGTGACACCGTTAATTGCGATCTACCTGATGACCGGGATGTGGAAGAAGTAGATTCCCCCGGCGGCAACCAACCTGCCGACAGTCTTCATTCAGGCCGGTTTTATTCTGCTTCCGGTGTCTCATCGACGGGCGTTTTTTCCCGAAGCTCGGCGATCAGATGCCCGAGCTTGCGGACTTCGATTACTTCAAGTTCAAAACCCAGCCAGTCACAGATCTCGCCGACTTCCGGGATATGTTCCAGTTTTTCGTGGAACATCCCTGCCACAGTCAAAAGTCCATCATCGGCGATTTCATAATCCTGCTGCAACTTACGACACAGATACCGCAGCGTCGTAATCCCCTCGACATGATACACGCCCGGGGCCACTTCGCGTACCGGTTCCCTGCGGAGAATTCGCTTGGCCCGGCTGGGTTCAGGAGAGAGTAGCGTATCAATGATATCGTCGTGAGAAACGATACCGATGGTTTCGCCGTATTCATCTACAACAGAGGCAAAGTAGCAGTCTTCTGCCTGAAAGCGAGAGTACACGTCCGACAGGTTCGCACACCAGGGTACATGAATCACACGCTTCGATTTCTGATTCAGCATTTTTTCTGAAAACGACGAGAGTTCCGTGAGCGAGATAATGCGCTCGATCTCATCGGATTCGGTATCCCGCTTTCTTAAAATGATGTAATCCGTGTTGGGAGTAATTTTTGTAAGGTCTTCCAGTTGCACGGGCATGTTGAACGTGAGATAAGTTCCGCGGGGACGCATCGCTTCTTCGACCAGCATCTCCGACAGATCCAGAATATTATGCAGGATCTGTCGTTCATGGCGGATGACTTCTTCACTGGAGCCTGAAGCATCAACGGCGCGTTCCAGGTCTTCGGAATGCAGGTAGGATTCTTTCTGGATGTGTGGCCAGAAGGTGCGTCGCATCAGGCGGCTGATATTCTGCAGTAACGGGATCACGGGATCCAGCAGCCGGACAGAAGCAGCCAGAGGCCAGCTGACCAGGATTGCAATTTTTTTGCGAAACACAATCGAGAGGCTCTTAGGCAGCACTTCGCCAAACAGAATAATCGCCAGCAGACTGCCTACGGTGAAAATCCCGGCTGCTGCTGTCATCCCCTGATCGGCCAGTCGCCTGGCAATCACTCCGGCGACGGCAAAATAACTCAGGTTGATCAGCAGGTTCCAGAACAGGACTGCTGTCAGCAGACGGTCGGCATCCGCGGCTAAAGCAGCCACGATCTGCTCACTGGGTTTGCCTTTACTGAACTGTCTCAGTTCGCTCCGCGACAGATAAAAAATCGCAGTCTCACTGCCTGAAAAGAACCCGGAAGCAAAAATCAAAGCGAGTAACGCCAGTGATCCTGGAAACCAAATTGCGACGGTATCTATTAATGCGATCATCATGAATCAGGAACAGCCACTCTACCCTTTATCATAAGTGGTTTTTCCCAAGGCAACATCAAATTCAGATACTGCCGGAATATACATGGAAAGAACGGGAAGCCCATAGGCAAACAGAATGGTAACGAGAACTCCCAGGGTTCCCCCCAGCAGAAACGAAGTAATGGCATAAAACGTCAAAAACGGAAGCATCCAGGCTGAGATAGCCAGTGCCCGCGACGGATTTCGGTGTGTGAGCGCTGAATGCAGGGCCGCGCTGCCCACGATAATAAAAACCAGGAAGCTCTGGAGCTGCAGGGCAAATGAAGAGCGGGCCTGTACAAGTAGAATCATGAAAACACCAATCCCGACGAACAGGAAGAACATGGTCCCCAGGCTGGCACCAATGGCGGAACGGCTGTTGTCATACGTGAGTCCCATATGCAGACCCAGCACGATGGAAAAGATCATCAAGGCCAGAAAGCCGATCAGGGCACACAGAAAACCTTCCGTTGAAAATGCTCCCTGGCTGACCAGGTAGAACAAAACCAGAACGGGAATCAGGATCAACTCTTTACTGTTATAGAAGATCCCCCCCAGTTTTCCCAGTACAAATTCTTTGGCAGTGATATCTGTTACCAGCAACAGTTCAAGTGTTTTACTGTCTTTTTCGGTCGTGAGAGAGGTCACAGCCTGCGTATTGGCCAGCACCAGACTCAACCAGGCGATCCCGGCGAACGCCAGTCCCTGTGGTGGAATCACTCCCAGGTACAAAACGCCTTGCGCGACGGCTTCTGAACTCACCGCCGACCAGAGCGTAAAACCAGCCAGCAGAAAATACGCCAGCTTGATCACGAACACTTTTCGCCCGTATGCCTTAGTCATAATCTCGCGCCAGATCACAGGGTTTGACCAGATCACACGAGATTTTTCTTTAACAATCACCGTCTCATTTTCGGTTTTGGCGGTGGATTGATAAACCGAACGGGAAGGGTTCCAGACTCGCAGCCTGAGCACGGTAAATGCTTTCAAAGCGATTCCCAATACAAACAGACTGATCAGGGAAGGCCAGGCACTGACGGTAATCGGATCCAGCCCCGTATGTAAAGTTAGCGGGTTGAGAATTTCATATAGTGATCGAAACGGGTTCAGGCCGGCAATCCAGGGACGCAGGCTGGAACCAGCGGGCATCAGATTCACAATGAGTTCCACCACGCCCAGAAAGACAACCATTCCCAGCACACTGATCGCCAGCGTCTGAAATGTTTTCTCCCTCCAGAAAGCCACTAAAGCGGCCCAACTGCCCGTTGCGAAAACCGTAATCAGACATAACAGTTCCATCCAGAAAATCTGTGAGAGTTCGATGCCCCCCAACAGACGCAGAAATACACAGACCGGAATCGATGATGCCAGCAAGACATAGACGATTAACAGGCTGGACTGGGTTTTCCCACTGACCAGTTCACGGTCTTTCAGCTCGGTCATCAACAGCAGAATCAACGTCCCACGGTCTTTTTCCTGTGCAATACTGCTGGCAGAAAACAGGAGTGTGAAAAACAGAACCAGCAATAACTGCAGAAAAGCGATCATCTGAAAGATCAGATTTCCCAGCCGGGCAAATTCACCGATCGTCGTTGACTGGATCTGTTGTGTGCCCAGGATCGTCTGTCCGGCAGTGAAGATCAGAATGAAGACCGCGGCTACATAACCCGAACGAATCAGGTAATGGTTCAGCTGACGGGGAGAAGTCAACGCTTCCCGAATAAAAATAGGATTGTTAAACAATGCTCTCTGGCCTCTTTATCCGACAGGTGACAGCAGTCAATCAGAGACACCCCTCTCCTCACGACCGATACGTGCACCCTGATAATCTGTTGCTTTCACTATAATATTAGACTGTGCCCGTTTTACTGTAGCGTCTCCCGGGGCATTAGGACCGAGTATATCAGATCCCGTGACGCCATGGTTAATTGTCATACGCTCTAAATCGTTCTCTGAATAGCAAATTCTGTCAGCTCCTCCAGTATCAGTCGAGCCGGAGAAGCGGGACAGTTCTGGAGCGAGTCTCGGGCCTGTTTCGCAAACTCCCGGGCCCGGTTACCGGCGTAATCAATCGCATCACTGTTTTTGATATACTGTGCAAGTCGCTGTTTGGTGTTCGGATCTGGTTGAGACAGAATTTCCTGAATCGCAGCGCCATCTTCCGGGCTGCATTGATCCAGCAGTCGAATCAGAGGCAATGTCAGTTTTTCTTTTTGCAGATCTGACCCCAGTGATTTTCCCATCTGCTCTTCATCGCCCAGCAGGTCCAGCAGATCGTCTGTAATCTGAAATGCGACCCCGAGTGCACGACCATATTCATCCATGGCCTCGACGACGCTCTCATCCGCACTGGCATACAAGGCTCCCAACTGGGTGCTGATGGCGCACAGCTCAGCCGTTTTTCCATTAATGATCTGCAGATATTGTTCTTCAGATAGTTCGTGATTTCCCCGTTCGTAAATCTGAGCCAGTTCGCCTTCACAGACCAGGTTCGTCGCGCGACCAATCAGTCGACAGGCACGGGCATCACCAAGGCTGGCTGTCAGATGAAACGCATGTGTGAACAGGAAGTCGCCTACCAGCACACTGGTCTCATTATTCCAGCGGGAGTTGACCGTCGCGACATGGCGGCGGATGAGGGCATCATCCAGCACGTCATCATGCACGAGCGTCGCCAGATGGATCATTTCCACGACGGACGCCAATACATAGTGGCTTTCGTTTATTCCCCCGGATGCTGCTGCGGACAGCAGTAACAGAATCGGACGCAGTCGTTTGCCTTGAAACCGGGTAATATGCTGCAGAACATCATGCACATAAGGATGCTTCGAGCTGACTTCGCTCAAGAAGACTCGTTCTGCCTGTTCCAGCTCACCGCCAATTAACTCTTCGACACGTGCCAACAGGTCATGTGTCGTAAGATGGTCCCCCATTACAGCCTCACCACAATATCGAATCGTTTATCCAGTTTTCGTCTGGCGGTCGGTTATTCCACAGATACAGAACATATGTGACCCAGAACCCAGCTCACTATTCGCAGCCATTGTAAGCATTCTATCTGCAGATAGGAATGCAAACAGGGGCCGGTGTTGGATTTCGGGGGTTGAAATCAGAGTTTCCCGTCTGCTGGGTAAGATTATCCGGTTCGCCTGCTGGAAATATTGCGAAACTCTCAGAAAGGACGGGGAGAATCAATAAGTCTCCCTGATAAAATGACCGCTCTTTCCACCTGATTTTTCCACGAGCCGGGTCGGGCCGAGAGTCATACCACGATCAGCGGCTTTGCACATATCATAAATCGTGAGGGCGGCGATACTGACGGCTGTCAGTGCTTCCATTTCCACCCCGGTTTTGCCGTCCACTTTCACCGTCCCCAGAATGCGAATTAACGTCTCATTCGGGACTTCAAAATCCAGGCGGACACTGGTAATACTCAACGGATGGCAGAGCGGGATCAGGTCGGCTGTTTTTTTCGTCGCCATAATGCCTGCGATCCGGGCGATTTCCAGGACGTCACCTTTGGAAATCTGGCGATCCAGAATCAGTTTTTGTGTGTGAGGCAGCATGCTCACGAAGGATTCGGCGACGGCGATGCGCGCGGTCACCGCTTTGTCCCCCACGTCAACCATGCGGCTGGCGCCTTCTTCATCAAAATGGGTCAAATCAGACATTGGAACCTCTCTGGAATCCTGGCAAACAGCGGATCCGGGCAGACAAATCCGCAACGATCAGGCAGCCTCGGAGGCATCATCGGCAGTCGCAGACTGTTTGAAGTTCCCGTCTTCACTGATGTCATCAAAGCGGACAGACATCCGTTTGGAGACCCCTGACTGTTCCATTGTAACGCCATACAAGACATTGCCAACAGTCATCGATCGTTTATTATGTGTGATCATAATGAACTGGGTCGTGTCTTTGAAATCGTCAATCAGGCCGGCATAGCGTTCTACGTTGGCTTCATCCAAAGCCGCATCCACTTCGTCCAGAATACAGAATGGACTGGGACGGCTGCGAAAAATGGACATCAGCAACGCGACGGCAGTTAATGTTTTTTCTCCACCACTTAATAAGGTCAGACCGCGGAGTTCTTTTCCGGGAGGCCGGGCGACGATTTCGATACCACATTCCAGCACATCATCCGGGTCTTCCAGAATGATGTCCGCTTCACCTCCGCCAAACAGCTTGCGGAAGATTTCCTGAAAATGTCCTCGAATGACTTCAAATGTATCATGAAACAGGCGGCGGCTCTCCACATTAATTCGGCGGATGATTTCTTCCAGTGATGACTTGGCTTCATTCAAATCATCCAACTGCGATTTCATATACTCGAAGCGGCATTCCAGTTCATCCAGATCGTTCAGACTGTCTGAGTTAATACTGCCCATCATCTTGATCTTCCGCCTCAAGCGATTGACCTGTGCTTCAATCTCCGGACGAATTTCCAGATACAATTCGACATTAAAGCCAGGTTCGGCCGACGCCCCCTCAGTTTCGACCAGTTCGATTTCCACGAATTCCGGCGCGTCCTCACTTTCGGAACCGACTTCAACCTGGTCAGGTGAGTCTGCCAGCTCAGTATCCTGCTCAGTTTCTTCTGCAGTAGCCGCCTCTTCTTCCTCGTATTGTGCCTGCTCTTCCAGATGCTGTTTGAGAACAGATTCCCCTGAAGAAACGATTTCCTCCAGCGTAAGCTGGTATTCCTCTTCGATCCTTTCCGCCAGAGTACTGATCTGGTGATCGATATCGCGGGTTTTGAATTCTACTTCGTGTTTTTGTTCGCTTAATTCGCGACGTTCTTTGCGTAGTGCCGCCTCTTCGGAGCTGAACTGCTTCTTGAGCTGTCGCTTCTGATCACGGGTGGCTGTCAGACTGGAGGTGGATGCGAGCAGGGTCTCCTGAATTAAATATTGTTCATCCAGCACCGCGCGCGTATTGAGGATATGCAGTTTAATCTGCGAATTTTTTTCCAGCGACAGTTCATAACGACGATTGGATTCTTCCTGCTGCTGCTGACGCTGTTCAAAATCCTGCTTAAGCCGGTCGCAACGCTGATTCAGTCCCGCCAGGCGTTCTTCGTGCGTCGCCAGTTCCAGCTTGCGGGCATTCTGCTGCTCCTTCAGTTCCTGGACTTGACACTGCTGATTCAACAGGACTGACTCGTCCTCTTGAATCAGTGTATTCAATGACTGCAGTCTCGCTTCTGTTTCCTGCTTTTCTGTTAAAACAGTTTCCATTTCAGTCTGCAGCTTTTGAGATTGACGCTCCAGATCAAGCAGATCGTTTTTGATAGTCGTCCATTCTTCATCCCACTGCTCCCGCTTCTGCTCGGCGGCAACCTTCGCTGCTTTTTCGATGGAAAGCGCCTCGGAAGCCTCCTGCATCTGACTTTGACAGGCAATCCGTTCTTCGTCTACGGTGGACAGCAGCGCATCCAGTCTTTCCAGAGCGGTTTCGTTATCGCTCAAGGTCCGGTCGATACGAATCAGATCATTTTTGAGTTTTCGCAATTCGCTGCGACGGGTGAAGATGGCAGATTCACCGCCGATGGCACCCACAAAGATCGACTGATTTTCTTCAACCAGTTCTCCCTGCAGGGTAACAAAACGACATTTTTTGCCAGCCCCTTTTGACAGATTGACGGCCGTCTCCAGCGAATCCACAATCCAGGTATCCGCCAGCAGCATTTGTGCCAGCAGTTGATTTTCTGAATTCGGTTTCACCAGTTGATCGGCTCGATAGACAACGCCACGTTCTGCAGACAGATCCAGAACTTCAGCCGCTTGCTCAGTCGTAAAGTCCGCTGGATCGGCTGCCTGACCTTCAAGAGTGAATCCCTGGATTGTCGCAGGCTGTTCGGCCTGTGAAGTCGGTCGGGTAATAAAACCAACCCGGCCTGAGATGGAGTATTTACCCTCTTTCAGAAATTCATAGAGAGGCTCAAATTCACTGATCACCAGCAATTGGGAGCGAATTCCTAACGCCACTTCCAGCAGCGCAGCCTGTTCCAGATCGACATCCAGCAGATCCGCCACACTGCCGATGATGGTATTCCAGGGAGAATACTGCGACGTCTGCGCCCGATTCAGGATCTCCTTCACCCCGATACTGATCCCTTCCTGCCGCCGTTCGAGATCTTCGAGAACGCTTTTCCGTGCCTGGTAAGCACTGCGTCTTTCCCGCAGTTCAGACAACTGCTGTGTTTTCTGATCCTGCTCGCTGAGGAGTGTCTGTTGCTTTTCATCGACGTCTGACAGGCTTTGCGCAAATTCCGCAACCCGTTCGCCGGCGGAACGAAAACGTTCTTCACAGGCTTCGACAACAGCCTGCGCATCGTCGACTTTCGCCTCAAGTTGAAGTCGTTTCTCGTTTGCCTTTCCAATGGAACTGCTGTAGGTTTCCAGTTGGGTCTGCATCGAAAACACACGGTTATCAAGCGTCAGGGATGTCTTGTTCAGCTCGTGCACCTGCTGCTGCTTCTGTTGAATCTGTTCGCTGGTCTGATCCAGTTCAGCAGTGACCGCAGTAATTCTGGCGCGCGTCTCTTCCAGCTGCTGACGCTGTTCCTGAAAACCGGCTTCCGAGTTGATTTTTTCCTGAGTGACAGCCTCCAGATCTTTTTGAATTTCTGAAGTGCGTCGGGCCATCAGGATTCGCTGTTTTCGTAACCGGATAATTTCCGTTTCGAATTCCTGTTTCCGTTCAAGCTGATGTTCTATCGCGGTCTGATTTCCTGCTATCCCTTCACGGTGTGAAGACAGTTTTTTCTCGACGGCTCGTAACTGGTCATCAAATTCAGAGACTTCTGCATCGATAGCCGACAGTTTCTCTTCGTAAGTCTGGTAGTCGGCATTCAGCTCTTCAATGCGTTGCTGGTACTGGCTGATTTTGTCTTTCAGAGTGGACTGCTGCGAAGTCAGATGCCGCCAGTCATCGGCTGCCATCCCCATCCATAGTTTGCGCAACTCGGTAGAAACTTCCCGATATTTGGCTGCTTTCGAAGCCTGGCTGCGTGTGGAATTCAGCTGTGCTTCGACTTCATCGACGATGTCGGTCAAACGCTGAGTGTTCTGGCCGACGCGTTCGAGTTTTCGTTCCGCATCGACTTTTCTGGACTTATAGCGGCTGATTCCCGCGGCTTCTTCAAATACGACCCGCCGGGTGGCAGCGTTGGCCTGCAGGATCTGATCGACGCGGCCTTGTTCGATGATGCTGTAAGCTGAGGTCGCGGCACCGGTGCCCATAAACAGATCGCGAATATCTTTCAAACGGACCGGATTGCGATTGAGCAGGTATTCCGAGTCACCATTTTTCCAGAGTCGGCGGCCAATCTGAACCTCGTCTGCATCCATATCCAGGAAGCCAAGTCGGTTGTTGAAGGTCAGCGTCGCTTCGGCATACGCGTTGGCCTTGCGGCCTGCGGAACCGTTGAAGATCACATCGGTCATGTCTTTGCCGCGGAGGCTCTTAGGGCTCTGGTCACCCAGAACCCATTTGATCCCATCCACAACGTTACTCTTGCCACTCCCGTTGGGGCCGACAACGCAAGTGATGCCATCCGAAAATTCAAAGATGGTCCGGTCGGCAAAACTCTTAAAGCCGAACAGTTCCAATGATTTCAGCATCACTAAACCTTACACGGGTAAACAAACAACAGGAGCCTGACTTGCAATGGTGATACACCATTCAGAATCAATCAAATTAACCAATTGATCTTATTTGGAAAAATAGCGGAACCAACTCTGGAAGGTACTCTGTTTCACGTACTTATCATCTTCCTCTGTTGATTTGGATTTACGTGAATCAACCAGGGTCGCTTTACCTTTACTGTCTGACTCATCCGCAGATTCCAAGTCAGGTTCTTCATTCTCGTTTTCAGATCTCCTGGAAGAACTGGTATGGGGAGCACCTGTTGTGAAGATGTTGGGGACCATATTCTGATTACCAACCCGCGATCCCTTCTTCGGTTTCGGTTTGGAGGATTTCATTTCACCCGACTTCAATGCCAGGAGAGAATCGTCGTGAACCGGGCGATAATACATGCGTCCCCCTTCAGGTAAGGCATCGATCTCCACCTGACCTTCGATATTGCCCTGCTGGTGTGCCTGCAATATCATTTGTGCAATGTCGGGATAGCTGGCTCCCATATCCACTGCGGTCCGAATGACGACCGCAATATTTTTGGAGACCAGTTTACGCTGATCGGGTTCACCCACTTCGTATTTACTGACTGTCAGCTGTTCGACACCAGGCGCTCCCGTGATCAATACTTTGCCGGCGCGAACGGTGAGCGGCACTCGGAATTCCTGTTCGGAACCAAACAGTACCACTTCCGGGTGTTTACGGTGAGTAACATGAATCATCGGGCCACCATTTTTGGGTCCCCCTGGTTTCTTATTCGGATCGTGAGTCGTCACGGTCTCCAGTTCCGTCTGCAGCACGTGCAGCAGAAACTGGTTATTCATATTTTCGCCACGAATAAAGGGATCGTTTTTATCCAGTGTCCACAGTGCGCGGAAGGCACCGTAGCGGGTTTCGGCACTGGTCATACACATCAGTTCCCGCAAATGCAGATGAGCCTCTGGTTCATCGAGGGCCGACATGGCAGCCAGAGCGTACACGCGGAACGCCGGTTCTTCGCGGGCGGCTTCTGCCAGATCCTTGATACCGGAACCATCATCCAGGTAAGCCAGCGCGACCGCCGCATGGAAGCGTACTTCGAGCAGTGGATTCTTCAACGCCGATTTCAGAATCGGAATCGATTTTTTCCCGATCGCCTCCAGTTCAATGGAGGCCCGTTCCGCTTTTTCCGGAATCATAATTTCTTCTGTGAGTTTCTGCATGCGCACCCGTTGTGCCACATCGGTTTCCCGGAAGGCAATATAGCGGACCACCTGCAGGTAGCGTGAATCGTTATGTTTATAGCGTGGCTTCAACTTGAGTACCACTTTTTTATCTGTTTTGGCTTCGGCCAGTGGTTCTTCGATCCCGTATTTATCGAAGTGATGGAAGCGGGTGCCGATACGATTGGCAATACGCTGTGCATTTCGAATACTTTTGAAATCATTACGCAGGTATAAGGCCAGGTCACGATCTTCTGCAACCGAAATTCCCCCAGCCAGAATGCGTCCACGACGCAGGAGTCCGGAGACCCCCTTTTTCCGGTCTTCGTCCGACATGGGAGGAATCAGAATCGAGCCCTCAGCTTTCGCCAGGATATGACCTTTCAACAGTCCACGTCCCTGGATCATCGCCTGTTCGGCCAGATACGATTCCATCAGCCAGCCCCCTTCGAGGCTGGTCGCTTCACTGTTACCGGGCAGGTAAACTTCCACATCGAAGGTCTCCCCTTTGCGGATCAGTGGCGGCAGATAGGCTTTGACAATCACCAGCGCCGTCGAAGGACTGCGCAGAATCTGGTTCGGATTTTTGACATTGCGGCGACGCATCTCCCGCAATAAAGCTTCACGGTGAACCGAAGGAGGCGGGTTGCCGCCAGTCCCGTTCAGTCCCGTCACCAGACCCACGCCTTGCAGCGCGATCAGGTTCTTACCGGTAATCTGAGTGTATTCACCAATGAAGGGGGTTTCGACCTTGGTCTCAAACTTCTCAATTTCCGACGTATCGTCGTCTTCATCCGGACTTTGTGAACGCATACTGGCCGACTTCAACCAGCTCTCCGGATTCAGATTGAGTTTCTGACAGCCCGTAAAACCGGCAGCGACAATGATCACGACGATTAATAAATTGACAGTGTTCTTCACAGTACGACCCCGTTTGTGAGAAAATAGTCTTTTCAGAATGGTTGTTTTGCCACTGTATGCGCTTCCGGACAGACGTTGATTCTCAAGCAGACAGGCATAAGTCTACAACCTGACTGAGTTCAGTTAATTTAACTGAATTGTGTCTTGAGTGATCAAACAGTGCCGGAATCGACACAGCAGAAAACCTGAAGAGAAATTGAGATTTGAATTGAGAGAGATTTGTGGAGATCGGGAGCTTATTGCAATCGGCAAATGGGGTCAATACCGATTTTTTCACCTGCCGGCAGTCACACTGCCGGCAGGTTCCGAAAGGAGCATTTCATACTGAGATAGACCGTATCTGATTTGATCACGCTGATTTACGAATCAGTGAATGATTATGATCCTGAAAACGGTATCGTATTATCCTGAAACACCTTGCCAGCCGGTTTCTTTTTCGATTTGGGAGATCCAAAACTTGCAGGTCCAAACTGATCATCCGTAGAAAACGGCTGATACTGGTTCTTTTTACGAGAACCGGGAAACGAGAACGGATTGGACTGAGCAGCTTTCGTTTCGGTAAAGGTCGCTACCCCCAGTGTTTTCAGTTCCATGCCATTCTGGTCTTTAAATAGAACCTGAATTTCGGTGGCT
The sequence above is a segment of the Gimesia algae genome. Coding sequences within it:
- a CDS encoding CNNM domain-containing protein, with translation MMIALIDTVAIWFPGSLALLALIFASGFFSGSETAIFYLSRSELRQFSKGKPSEQIVAALAADADRLLTAVLFWNLLINLSYFAVAGVIARRLADQGMTAAAGIFTVGSLLAIILFGEVLPKSLSIVFRKKIAILVSWPLAASVRLLDPVIPLLQNISRLMRRTFWPHIQKESYLHSEDLERAVDASGSSEEVIRHERQILHNILDLSEMLVEEAMRPRGTYLTFNMPVQLEDLTKITPNTDYIILRKRDTESDEIERIISLTELSSFSEKMLNQKSKRVIHVPWCANLSDVYSRFQAEDCYFASVVDEYGETIGIVSHDDIIDTLLSPEPSRAKRILRREPVREVAPGVYHVEGITTLRYLCRKLQQDYEIADDGLLTVAGMFHEKLEHIPEVGEICDWLGFELEVIEVRKLGHLIAELREKTPVDETPEAE
- a CDS encoding ABC transporter permease gives rise to the protein MFNNPIFIREALTSPRQLNHYLIRSGYVAAVFILIFTAGQTILGTQQIQSTTIGEFARLGNLIFQMIAFLQLLLVLFFTLLFSASSIAQEKDRGTLILLLMTELKDRELVSGKTQSSLLIVYVLLASSIPVCVFLRLLGGIELSQIFWMELLCLITVFATGSWAALVAFWREKTFQTLAISVLGMVVFLGVVELIVNLMPAGSSLRPWIAGLNPFRSLYEILNPLTLHTGLDPITVSAWPSLISLFVLGIALKAFTVLRLRVWNPSRSVYQSTAKTENETVIVKEKSRVIWSNPVIWREIMTKAYGRKVFVIKLAYFLLAGFTLWSAVSSEAVAQGVLYLGVIPPQGLAFAGIAWLSLVLANTQAVTSLTTEKDSKTLELLLVTDITAKEFVLGKLGGIFYNSKELILIPVLVLFYLVSQGAFSTEGFLCALIGFLALMIFSIVLGLHMGLTYDNSRSAIGASLGTMFFLFVGIGVFMILLVQARSSFALQLQSFLVFIIVGSAALHSALTHRNPSRALAISAWMLPFLTFYAITSFLLGGTLGVLVTILFAYGLPVLSMYIPAVSEFDVALGKTTYDKG
- a CDS encoding polyprenyl synthetase family protein, with the protein product MGDHLTTHDLLARVEELIGGELEQAERVFLSEVSSKHPYVHDVLQHITRFQGKRLRPILLLLSAAASGGINESHYVLASVVEMIHLATLVHDDVLDDALIRRHVATVNSRWNNETSVLVGDFLFTHAFHLTASLGDARACRLIGRATNLVCEGELAQIYERGNHELSEEQYLQIINGKTAELCAISTQLGALYASADESVVEAMDEYGRALGVAFQITDDLLDLLGDEEQMGKSLGSDLQKEKLTLPLIRLLDQCSPEDGAAIQEILSQPDPNTKQRLAQYIKNSDAIDYAGNRAREFAKQARDSLQNCPASPARLILEELTEFAIQRTI
- the smc gene encoding chromosome segregation protein SMC → MLKSLELFGFKSFADRTIFEFSDGITCVVGPNGSGKSNVVDGIKWVLGDQSPKSLRGKDMTDVIFNGSAGRKANAYAEATLTFNNRLGFLDMDADEVQIGRRLWKNGDSEYLLNRNPVRLKDIRDLFMGTGAATSAYSIIEQGRVDQILQANAATRRVVFEEAAGISRYKSRKVDAERKLERVGQNTQRLTDIVDEVEAQLNSTRSQASKAAKYREVSTELRKLWMGMAADDWRHLTSQQSTLKDKISQYQQRIEELNADYQTYEEKLSAIDAEVSEFDDQLRAVEKKLSSHREGIAGNQTAIEHQLERKQEFETEIIRLRKQRILMARRTSEIQKDLEAVTQEKINSEAGFQEQRQQLEETRARITAVTAELDQTSEQIQQKQQQVHELNKTSLTLDNRVFSMQTQLETYSSSIGKANEKRLQLEAKVDDAQAVVEACEERFRSAGERVAEFAQSLSDVDEKQQTLLSEQDQKTQQLSELRERRSAYQARKSVLEDLERRQEGISIGVKEILNRAQTSQYSPWNTIIGSVADLLDVDLEQAALLEVALGIRSQLLVISEFEPLYEFLKEGKYSISGRVGFITRPTSQAEQPATIQGFTLEGQAADPADFTTEQAAEVLDLSAERGVVYRADQLVKPNSENQLLAQMLLADTWIVDSLETAVNLSKGAGKKCRFVTLQGELVEENQSIFVGAIGGESAIFTRRSELRKLKNDLIRIDRTLSDNETALERLDALLSTVDEERIACQSQMQEASEALSIEKAAKVAAEQKREQWDEEWTTIKNDLLDLERQSQKLQTEMETVLTEKQETEARLQSLNTLIQEDESVLLNQQCQVQELKEQQNARKLELATHEERLAGLNQRCDRLKQDFEQRQQQQEESNRRYELSLEKNSQIKLHILNTRAVLDEQYLIQETLLASTSSLTATRDQKRQLKKQFSSEEAALRKERRELSEQKHEVEFKTRDIDHQISTLAERIEEEYQLTLEEIVSSGESVLKQHLEEQAQYEEEEAATAEETEQDTELADSPDQVEVGSESEDAPEFVEIELVETEGASAEPGFNVELYLEIRPEIEAQVNRLRRKIKMMGSINSDSLNDLDELECRFEYMKSQLDDLNEAKSSLEEIIRRINVESRRLFHDTFEVIRGHFQEIFRKLFGGGEADIILEDPDDVLECGIEIVARPPGKELRGLTLLSGGEKTLTAVALLMSIFRSRPSPFCILDEVDAALDEANVERYAGLIDDFKDTTQFIMITHNKRSMTVGNVLYGVTMEQSGVSKRMSVRFDDISEDGNFKQSATADDASEAA
- the moaC gene encoding cyclic pyranopterin monophosphate synthase MoaC; the encoded protein is MSDLTHFDEEGASRMVDVGDKAVTARIAVAESFVSMLPHTQKLILDRQISKGDVLEIARIAGIMATKKTADLIPLCHPLSITSVRLDFEVPNETLIRILGTVKVDGKTGVEMEALTAVSIAALTIYDMCKAADRGMTLGPTRLVEKSGGKSGHFIRETY
- a CDS encoding flagellar basal body P-ring protein FlgI, whose product is MKNTVNLLIVVIIVAAGFTGCQKLNLNPESWLKSASMRSQSPDEDDDTSEIEKFETKVETPFIGEYTQITGKNLIALQGVGLVTGLNGTGGNPPPSVHREALLREMRRRNVKNPNQILRSPSTALVIVKAYLPPLIRKGETFDVEVYLPGNSEATSLEGGWLMESYLAEQAMIQGRGLLKGHILAKAEGSILIPPMSDEDRKKGVSGLLRRGRILAGGISVAEDRDLALYLRNDFKSIRNAQRIANRIGTRFHHFDKYGIEEPLAEAKTDKKVVLKLKPRYKHNDSRYLQVVRYIAFRETDVAQRVRMQKLTEEIMIPEKAERASIELEAIGKKSIPILKSALKNPLLEVRFHAAVALAYLDDGSGIKDLAEAAREEPAFRVYALAAMSALDEPEAHLHLRELMCMTSAETRYGAFRALWTLDKNDPFIRGENMNNQFLLHVLQTELETVTTHDPNKKPGGPKNGGPMIHVTHRKHPEVVLFGSEQEFRVPLTVRAGKVLITGAPGVEQLTVSKYEVGEPDQRKLVSKNIAVVIRTAVDMGASYPDIAQMILQAHQQGNIEGQVEIDALPEGGRMYYRPVHDDSLLALKSGEMKSSKPKPKKGSRVGNQNMVPNIFTTGAPHTSSSRRSENENEEPDLESADESDSKGKATLVDSRKSKSTEEDDKYVKQSTFQSWFRYFSK